The Methylocaldum marinum genome includes the window TAATTGTTCTAATGTAGGCTTTTAATCGGCACTTTCGAACCATCCAAAAGGGCGCCTATGGCCATTCGGAATGCATTTTATGCCCAGTCCGGCGGTGTAACCTCCGTGATCAATGCATCGGCGTGCGGCGTGATCGAAACCGCGCGTCGCCACCGTGATCAGATAGGCAATGTTTATGCAGGGCGGAACGGCATTGTCGGCGCATTGACCGAAGATCTCATCGACACGGCTCAGGAATCCGATCAAGCCATCGCCGACTTGCGTCACACGCCGGGCGGCGCTTTCGGTTCCTGCCGCTACAAGCTGAAGGGACTCGAGGAAAACAGGGCGCAGTACGAGCGGCTGATCGAAGTCTTCAAGGCCCACGACATCGGGTTTTTCTTCTATAACGGCGGCGGCGACTCGGCGGATACCTGCCTGAAGGTGTCGCAGCTTTCGGAAAAGATGGGTTATCCGTTATGCGCCATCCACATCCCCAAGACCGTCGATAACGACTTGCCGATTACTGACAACTGTCCCGGTTTCGGCTCCGTGGCCAAATACATCGCGGTTTCCACCCGCGAAGCCAGTTTCGACGTAGCCTCGATGGCAGCCACGTCCACCAAGATATTCGTGATCGAAGTCATGGGGCGCCATGCCGGCTGGATCGCGGCTGCCGGCGGACTTGCCGCCGATCAGAAGCGTGATATTCCGCTTGTCATCCTGTTTCCGGAAATTCCCTTCGATCAGGCGAAATTCCTGGCGGCTGTCGATGAGAAGGTCAAGCATTACGGGTATTGTTCGATCGTGGTCTCGGAAGGCGTCAAACAGGCTGGCGGCAAATTCCTGGCGGATGCCGGCCTCAAGGATGCGTTCGGCCATACCCAACTGGGCGGCGTCGCTCCGGTCGTGGTCTCCATCGTCAAGAACGAGCTGGGATATCGGTGTCACTGGGCGGTGG containing:
- a CDS encoding 6-phosphofructokinase; translated protein: MAIRNAFYAQSGGVTSVINASACGVIETARRHRDQIGNVYAGRNGIVGALTEDLIDTAQESDQAIADLRHTPGGAFGSCRYKLKGLEENRAQYERLIEVFKAHDIGFFFYNGGGDSADTCLKVSQLSEKMGYPLCAIHIPKTVDNDLPITDNCPGFGSVAKYIAVSTREASFDVASMAATSTKIFVIEVMGRHAGWIAAAGGLAADQKRDIPLVILFPEIPFDQAKFLAAVDEKVKHYGYCSIVVSEGVKQAGGKFLADAGLKDAFGHTQLGGVAPVVVSIVKNELGYRCHWAVADYLQRAARHIASRTDAEQAYALGKTAVELALAGRNAVMPTIVRSSDSPYRWEIGHADLSDVANVEKKMPREFISSDGLGITDACRAYLLPLIEGEDYPPYKDGLPDYVVLKNASVPKKLTSQFAV